The sequence CACGAATTCGAGGAATTCCTTCACGCGCATGTCCGTGTACAGCATGACGGTTTCCGGGAGGTAGCCGATGAATCTCTTGAGGCGCCGGGGATCGCGGAAAAGTTCTTCGTCGCGGACCCAGACCTTGCCCTTGTTCGGCGGGAAAAAACCCGTGAGGATGCGCATGGTGGTCGTCTTGCCCGCGCCATTCGGCCCGAGAAAGCCCAGCACTTCACCGCGCCGCAGCTCGAACGAGATGCGGTCCAGGACACGCGTCCCGCTGAATTCCTTGGTCACGTCCTCGACGCGCAGCACCACGTCTTCTTCGGGCGGCTGGGCCGTGACGGTTTTGGCTTCATCCACGGTATTGGATCCTCACGAATTTCCTTTTGCCGCATTGGACGAGGACGGGCTTCTTGAGATTCACCTGGGCGTTCGCGTCCGTCACCTTTTCGCGCTCGAGCTTTACGCCACCCTGCTCGATGAGCCGCCGCGCCTCGCTTTTGCTCGCGACAAGGCCCGCGTCTTTCAGCAGGCTGACCAGGTCTGAACTCTCGCGCGGGAAATCCACGTTCTCGATTTCGTCGGGCAATTCCTTGTTCTTGAAGACCTGGTCGA comes from Verrucomicrobiia bacterium and encodes:
- a CDS encoding S4 domain-containing protein, with the protein product DQVFKNKELPDEIENVDFPRESSDLVSLLKDAGLVASKSEARRLIEQGGVKLEREKVTDANAQVNLKKPVLVQCGKRKFVRIQYRG